In a genomic window of Flammeovirga agarivorans:
- a CDS encoding heparan-alpha-glucosaminide N-acetyltransferase domain-containing protein codes for MKKRLESIDFVRGMSVLLLIPLHCMMMYATLDTWQNSELGQFMQWVEKGSPVFMVVMGFSFVFSKRQKPYDLLLRGVKILGIGYLLNFLKFNVPMVLGWFPEKLILANHLKVEEFQENMLHFFLLGDILQLAGFTLLFMAVLYKPLKNKWNILATALLIVLVSKELSGIRIGYGFVDYFLDIMWGNQYNVYFPLFPWMAFIFIGRFIGELYLEDKYNTKRFYKKVLIYSGVLVAVGYGLCLYDYEYHFGDYYHLGAGGTLMLMGLNVFNFYLGHIASLVIKSKKIKAVVNYASKNVTAFYILQWVFIDWGMAIFGFANLTQVPIMMIITVYILLTFSVLLARDYVAKKSNTWFKWAGNKDVANVN; via the coding sequence ATGAAAAAAAGATTAGAATCGATTGATTTTGTTAGAGGAATGAGTGTGTTGCTACTCATTCCTTTACACTGTATGATGATGTATGCCACACTAGATACATGGCAGAATAGTGAATTAGGGCAATTTATGCAGTGGGTAGAAAAAGGATCTCCTGTGTTTATGGTAGTGATGGGCTTTTCTTTTGTATTTTCTAAAAGACAGAAGCCGTATGATTTATTATTAAGAGGAGTAAAAATATTAGGTATCGGTTACTTATTGAATTTTCTTAAGTTCAATGTTCCTATGGTTTTGGGGTGGTTTCCAGAGAAACTAATTCTTGCCAACCATTTAAAGGTAGAAGAATTTCAAGAAAATATGCTTCATTTCTTCTTACTGGGTGATATTCTACAATTGGCTGGTTTTACATTATTGTTTATGGCTGTACTTTATAAACCATTAAAAAATAAGTGGAATATTCTGGCTACGGCACTACTGATTGTTCTTGTTTCTAAAGAATTAAGTGGTATTAGAATTGGTTATGGATTTGTCGATTATTTCTTAGATATCATGTGGGGAAATCAATACAATGTTTACTTCCCACTTTTCCCTTGGATGGCTTTCATTTTTATCGGAAGATTTATTGGAGAATTGTACTTAGAAGATAAATACAATACAAAGCGATTCTATAAAAAGGTATTAATATATAGTGGAGTATTGGTTGCAGTTGGCTATGGACTTTGCCTTTATGATTATGAGTATCATTTCGGAGATTATTATCATTTAGGAGCTGGAGGAACACTTATGTTGATGGGACTTAATGTTTTCAATTTTTATTTAGGGCATATCGCTTCTCTTGTGATAAAAAGCAAAAAAATAAAAGCAGTAGTGAATTATGCAAGTAAGAATGTTACCGCTTTTTATATTCTTCAATGGGTCTTTATTGACTGGGGAATGGCAATTTTTGGATTTGCTAACTTAACACAAGTTCCAATTATGATGATTATTACCGTATATATTCTTCTCACATTTAGCGTTTTATTGGCAAGGGATTATGTTGCCAAAAAATCTAATACTTGGTTCAAATGGGCAGGTAATAAAGATGTTGCAAATGTGAATTAA
- a CDS encoding PepSY-associated TM helix domain-containing protein gives MTSTKKVIGQLHLIVGLISGLVVFIVSITGAIYAYEHEIQEITQPYRFVENVLDNSLPPSKIKEIAEEALPNTLVQRVYYESPQNSSMALHFEEGKEYYYLTFIDQYTGEVLKTKNLRQDFFTIILYIHISLLLPYGKEIIGICTLLFSGLLVSGIILWWPKNKSKKAIKQKFKIKWDARWRRQNYDLHSVLGFYASWILIFTVITGLVWSFSWFETGVYFLLSGGEKLDDKNELKSRPTVDSSKKTIDIAWESVINDSPEMIGGVIYIPNKKEDIITIYTSPEHGTYGKLDWRYFDQYSGKELNYSGYRGRYKNASPAEKILRLNYDIHTGGIFGIVGKTIMFFISLISSSLPITGFLLWRGRRKKKKAKPKKILETV, from the coding sequence ATGACTTCCACAAAAAAAGTAATTGGTCAACTCCATCTTATCGTTGGGTTAATATCTGGATTGGTCGTATTTATTGTTTCTATAACCGGGGCAATCTATGCATATGAGCATGAAATACAAGAAATAACACAACCCTACCGTTTTGTAGAAAACGTCTTAGACAATAGCTTACCTCCATCAAAAATAAAGGAAATTGCAGAAGAAGCACTACCCAATACTTTGGTACAGAGGGTCTACTACGAATCACCACAAAACAGTAGTATGGCATTACATTTTGAAGAAGGAAAAGAATACTATTACCTTACTTTTATTGATCAGTATACAGGAGAGGTATTAAAAACAAAAAACCTGAGACAAGACTTTTTCACTATAATCTTATATATCCACATCTCATTACTATTACCGTATGGTAAAGAAATCATAGGTATTTGCACATTACTTTTTAGTGGTCTTCTTGTAAGCGGAATCATCTTATGGTGGCCAAAAAACAAATCAAAAAAAGCGATTAAACAAAAGTTTAAAATTAAATGGGATGCCAGATGGAGGCGACAAAACTACGACCTACATAGCGTACTAGGATTCTATGCTTCATGGATACTCATTTTTACTGTAATTACTGGTTTAGTGTGGTCATTTTCATGGTTTGAAACCGGAGTATATTTTTTACTCTCTGGAGGTGAAAAACTAGATGATAAAAATGAATTAAAATCTAGACCAACAGTTGATAGTAGCAAAAAAACGATTGATATAGCTTGGGAAAGTGTCATTAATGATAGTCCTGAGATGATCGGAGGTGTGATATACATTCCAAACAAGAAAGAAGATATTATTACTATTTATACTTCTCCAGAACATGGAACCTATGGTAAACTTGATTGGAGGTATTTTGATCAGTACTCAGGCAAAGAACTTAATTATTCAGGATATAGAGGAAGGTATAAAAATGCGAGTCCTGCTGAAAAAATTCTCCGACTCAATTATGATATTCATACTGGTGGAATATTCGGAATAGTGGGGAAAACAATTATGTTTTTTATTAGTCTGATAAGTAGTAGTCTACCAATCACAGGCTTTTTACTATGGAGAGGTAGAAGAAAAAAGAAGAAAGCTAAACCAAAAAAAATACTTGAAACCGTATAA
- a CDS encoding DUF4374 domain-containing protein, translating into MKNQLIKSILLGSALFSFASCEESSTTPTVETSYVVGIEAVSQIDVLLTAESLTEGEISPVGNGIEQPAWMSFYKAGNMVFAGGYSSDNIITAYNLQGENGGLVSSGQLVTDQGVYATTNIDDDTFIAVGAPREGFEERTVYFIDKNDVSISERKFTRIDERKDLDLVSFPTGVHQRGDKLFISYFLTGTGAVVPAFATPMADTAKIAVYEYPSMEFVKLIKDERTSEIGRYTSETAMQEDENGNIYTYSTSSLACGFLPTPTTPSGFLRINAGDTEFDDSYFFDFEAASGGYKINSAVYVGNGKMVVRVVMHDEVHWSTYSPNIAEEQAHLSYMIADLNTKEVTPVTGIPLTGGGWGFANLIKDGKVYVNISNDKGGHIYEINPETASATEGAMIVGHYAKGIFDLPIE; encoded by the coding sequence ATGAAAAATCAATTAATCAAATCTATTCTCCTAGGTTCTGCACTCTTCTCTTTTGCCTCTTGTGAAGAGTCTTCAACTACTCCTACTGTCGAAACTTCCTATGTTGTAGGTATTGAAGCAGTTAGTCAAATTGATGTTCTTTTAACAGCTGAATCTTTAACTGAAGGAGAAATTTCTCCAGTAGGTAATGGTATCGAACAACCTGCTTGGATGTCTTTCTATAAAGCTGGAAATATGGTATTTGCTGGTGGTTATTCGTCTGACAACATTATTACTGCATACAATTTACAGGGTGAAAATGGTGGTCTTGTTTCTTCAGGACAACTTGTTACTGACCAAGGAGTTTATGCTACAACAAACATTGATGATGACACATTTATTGCTGTAGGAGCTCCAAGAGAAGGTTTCGAAGAAAGAACTGTTTATTTTATTGATAAAAATGATGTTTCTATCAGTGAAAGAAAATTTACTAGAATTGACGAAAGAAAAGACTTAGACTTAGTTTCTTTCCCAACTGGAGTACACCAAAGAGGTGATAAATTATTTATCTCTTACTTCCTTACTGGTACAGGTGCGGTTGTTCCTGCGTTTGCTACTCCAATGGCAGATACAGCAAAAATTGCTGTATATGAATATCCTTCAATGGAGTTTGTAAAACTTATCAAGGATGAAAGAACATCAGAGATCGGTCGTTATACATCTGAAACAGCTATGCAAGAAGACGAAAACGGTAATATTTATACTTACTCTACTTCTTCTTTAGCTTGTGGTTTCCTTCCTACTCCAACAACACCATCTGGTTTCTTAAGAATCAATGCGGGTGATACTGAATTTGATGATAGCTATTTCTTTGACTTTGAAGCAGCGAGTGGTGGTTACAAAATCAATAGTGCTGTATATGTTGGAAATGGTAAAATGGTAGTAAGAGTTGTTATGCATGACGAAGTACACTGGTCTACTTATTCTCCGAACATTGCTGAAGAACAAGCTCACTTAAGCTATATGATTGCCGACTTAAATACGAAAGAAGTAACTCCTGTAACTGGTATTCCATTAACAGGTGGAGGATGGGGCTTTGCCAACTTAATTAAAGATGGTAAAGTATATGTAAATATCTCTAATGATAAAGGTGGACATATTTACGAAATCAACCCTGAAACAGCTTCGGCTACTGAAGGTGCTATGATCGTTGGTCATTACGCAAAAGGTATTTTCGATTTACCAATTGAGTAA
- a CDS encoding TonB-dependent receptor — protein sequence MKLLLFISILFTATVTYGQFSINGKVLDDKKKPVPFATVQVKPTDKNTRTDNNGLFNVDNLSKGNYEIHFRCVGFDEKTVKVNVTKNTSINVVMSQATTELEQVTILGKSEATLLREAAYAVEVVETEGFKNSTVDASQLLGRISGVNIRQDGGLGSNFSLSLNGLSGNRIRTFINGIPMDYFGTSLTLNNFPVNQIEGIEVYKGAVPIHLSSDALGGAVNIVTSTKPIDYVDASYSYGNFNTHRASLNAQVHDNKTGFTARVKSFLNHSDNDYKIDVHLLDFESGKLADEPTEVRRFHDAYNSKMVWAEAGVMGKKFADELMFGVLYSENYKEIQQNPYATGTPAFPVGEAFRQEDKLIYNFTYHKKDLFTQGLNVNSYFVYVDSEENSVDVSPNRYDWFGNYEADVHPTTGEMGRKSDFTLNQKNLLGNVNGEYVLTNNHSVAVNYSLNKLTLQGADKHQPQNNTQFSNPNDVLKQVVGASYTYSAFNDKLSTIVFGKQYFYKLFAVQSNYQGTESSDFNYDNDALGYGLAATYKLRTIQFKASYEKAYRFPESYELFGDGLNVIPNQELLPEESDNLNLGLRWSTPPRRNRIQAELNGFVRNTKNYIRFEPRMNRSYYVNDPKVLAQGIDLTVNYLFNNVFNLSLAGTYLNLRNNDPESAVYKDRLPNEPYLFSNLTMSYKQVLPSDQTLTFTTISRYVHDFYLAWPSLAASESKSVIPSQLTHNIDVTYTLKDGRYNLSLLCTNIFDAKVYDNLNQQKPGRAFSIKARYFIQN from the coding sequence ATGAAACTATTACTATTCATCAGTATATTATTTACTGCAACCGTTACTTACGGACAGTTTTCCATAAATGGAAAAGTATTAGACGATAAGAAAAAACCTGTTCCTTTTGCCACAGTACAGGTAAAACCAACAGATAAAAATACAAGAACAGATAATAATGGTCTTTTCAATGTAGATAATTTATCTAAAGGTAATTATGAGATACATTTCCGTTGCGTTGGTTTTGATGAAAAAACTGTAAAAGTGAATGTAACTAAAAACACTTCCATTAACGTTGTAATGTCTCAAGCTACAACAGAGTTAGAACAAGTTACTATTCTTGGAAAGTCTGAAGCAACATTATTAAGAGAAGCAGCATATGCTGTTGAGGTAGTTGAAACTGAAGGGTTTAAAAACTCTACTGTAGATGCCAGTCAACTTTTAGGAAGAATCTCGGGTGTAAATATCAGACAAGATGGTGGATTAGGCTCCAACTTCTCCCTTTCACTAAATGGTCTTTCAGGGAATAGAATCAGAACATTTATTAATGGTATCCCTATGGATTACTTTGGTACCTCTCTTACACTAAATAACTTCCCTGTCAACCAAATCGAAGGTATCGAAGTGTATAAGGGGGCTGTTCCTATACACTTATCGTCGGATGCATTGGGTGGTGCCGTAAACATTGTCACTTCTACAAAACCGATTGATTATGTTGATGCTTCCTACTCATATGGTAACTTCAATACGCACAGGGCTTCATTAAACGCTCAAGTTCATGATAATAAAACAGGGTTTACAGCAAGGGTAAAATCATTCCTTAACCATAGTGATAATGATTATAAAATTGATGTTCACCTCTTAGATTTCGAATCTGGAAAATTGGCAGATGAACCAACTGAAGTAAGACGTTTTCATGATGCTTACAATTCTAAAATGGTTTGGGCTGAAGCAGGAGTAATGGGAAAAAAATTTGCAGATGAATTAATGTTTGGCGTTTTGTATTCTGAAAATTATAAGGAAATTCAACAAAACCCTTATGCTACTGGTACTCCTGCATTTCCTGTTGGAGAAGCATTTAGACAAGAAGATAAACTCATCTATAATTTTACTTACCATAAGAAAGACCTTTTCACACAAGGGTTAAATGTAAATAGTTATTTTGTTTATGTTGATTCTGAGGAAAACAGTGTTGACGTTAGTCCAAATCGATACGATTGGTTTGGAAATTATGAAGCAGATGTTCATCCTACTACGGGTGAAATGGGACGAAAATCAGATTTCACACTAAATCAAAAAAACTTATTAGGTAATGTAAACGGTGAATATGTACTAACAAATAACCATAGTGTAGCCGTCAATTATTCATTAAATAAACTGACACTACAAGGTGCAGACAAACACCAACCTCAAAATAATACACAGTTCTCCAACCCCAACGATGTATTAAAACAAGTCGTCGGTGCCTCATATACTTATTCTGCTTTTAATGATAAACTATCTACCATTGTATTCGGTAAACAGTATTTCTATAAGTTGTTTGCGGTACAATCCAATTATCAAGGTACCGAATCTTCAGATTTTAACTACGACAATGATGCTTTGGGTTATGGTTTGGCTGCTACATATAAGCTAAGAACAATTCAGTTTAAAGCTTCTTATGAAAAAGCCTACCGTTTCCCTGAGTCTTATGAGTTATTTGGTGATGGGTTGAATGTCATTCCTAATCAAGAACTTTTACCTGAAGAAAGTGATAACCTAAACTTAGGTTTACGCTGGAGTACACCTCCAAGAAGAAATCGTATTCAGGCTGAACTCAATGGTTTTGTCAGAAATACCAAAAACTATATCCGATTTGAGCCTAGAATGAATAGAAGCTATTATGTCAACGATCCAAAAGTATTAGCTCAAGGAATTGACTTGACAGTAAACTATTTGTTCAATAATGTCTTCAACTTAAGTTTGGCTGGCACCTACTTAAATCTAAGAAATAATGATCCTGAATCGGCTGTTTATAAAGATCGTCTTCCTAATGAGCCTTATCTCTTTAGCAATTTAACGATGAGTTATAAGCAAGTACTGCCAAGTGATCAGACACTAACTTTCACCACAATTTCAAGATATGTACATGACTTTTATTTAGCATGGCCAAGTCTTGCGGCATCTGAGTCAAAGTCTGTAATTCCAAGTCAACTTACTCATAATATCGACGTGACTTACACCCTTAAAGATGGGCGTTATAATCTGTCATTATTGTGTACAAATATTTTTGATGCTAAGGTTTATGATAACCTAAACCAACAAAAACCAGGGCGTGCATTTAGTATTAAAGCTCGCTATTTTATTCAGAATTAA
- a CDS encoding helix-turn-helix domain-containing protein produces MKLNVLLAPENSSYFNYLNNNSNYVNTKNNGVYEEEKSWDNDKVKGYYQSILLASFSINRYLVEQYMSCEDGFIVLNPNKKILVFNLSEAQVEYHVNNNMRMLRSLEGELINEQQFELRLNKLSKVDLLVIEFNDGYFEHLQLPKILSETLFSLFNKKTNFIIQKDLKIHKILLEILDNHQNNLGKFLYYSSKVVAILSEIIRLQEIEQPDHIIKSKVEFIKQLITDNIHIQYSIPDLSKEVGINESYLKKYFKKYTNETIFEFANRKRIEHAKSLLCTTKLPIGQITEQIGFQHASHFSYAFKKAIGCTPYQYRSRCL; encoded by the coding sequence ATGAAACTAAATGTTCTCCTAGCTCCCGAAAATTCGTCTTACTTTAATTATCTAAATAACAACTCAAATTACGTTAACACGAAAAACAACGGTGTCTATGAAGAAGAAAAGTCATGGGACAATGACAAAGTAAAAGGTTACTACCAATCTATTCTCTTAGCATCCTTCTCGATTAATAGATATTTAGTAGAACAATACATGTCTTGTGAAGATGGCTTTATTGTACTAAATCCAAACAAAAAAATATTGGTATTCAATTTAAGTGAAGCTCAAGTTGAATATCATGTCAACAATAACATGCGAATGTTAAGAAGTTTGGAAGGTGAACTTATTAATGAGCAACAATTTGAACTGAGACTCAATAAACTGTCAAAGGTTGATCTCTTGGTAATTGAGTTTAATGATGGATACTTTGAACACTTACAATTACCAAAAATTTTATCAGAAACATTATTCTCTCTCTTCAATAAAAAAACAAATTTCATTATTCAAAAGGATCTTAAAATACATAAGATCTTATTAGAAATATTAGACAATCATCAAAATAATTTGGGGAAGTTCCTCTATTATTCATCAAAGGTCGTAGCAATTTTATCAGAAATTATCCGACTACAAGAAATAGAACAACCAGACCATATTATTAAGTCTAAGGTAGAATTCATTAAACAACTGATTACTGATAATATACATATACAGTACTCAATACCAGACCTCTCAAAAGAGGTTGGAATTAATGAATCCTATTTAAAGAAATATTTTAAAAAATATACAAACGAAACAATCTTTGAATTTGCCAATAGAAAAAGAATTGAACATGCCAAATCACTTCTTTGCACAACTAAACTACCTATTGGACAAATTACAGAACAAATTGGTTTTCAACATGCCTCTCATTTCTCTTATGCTTTTAAAAAAGCAATAGGATGTACTCCGTACCAGTACAGAAGTAGGTGCTTGTAG
- a CDS encoding helix-turn-helix domain-containing protein: MESNTDIIEVIDKYSTILTSQDNFGLHITKRGWKKQFANGVYHKIAFNNFTITHCQINEIFLDEFFFTLKSHHKNIVFNIDSAYSLKIKNLSSEVSLKPQDGTLFPTLNHQFITQKNTKCNFLIIEFEDSYFSQGIFHPSLLEVVTSLFQAIPSPIFKTKGNTIHLLQEMLSSTKRGVCQLMYLNGKIFEVLSEVVDQVLHQTNNNNNQYEEQVLKVKEIIDRDLHIQYSIPDLAKSVGINTSYLKKYFKETFDETIFEYATKKRISFAKNLLTTTDCTVSCVAEKVGYQHAAHFSYAFKKNTGLTPNQYRTQQK; encoded by the coding sequence ATGGAGTCCAATACCGACATCATAGAGGTAATTGACAAATATAGTACGATACTAACAAGTCAAGATAACTTTGGATTACACATCACAAAAAGAGGGTGGAAAAAACAATTTGCGAACGGTGTTTATCATAAAATAGCTTTCAACAATTTCACCATTACTCATTGTCAAATCAATGAAATTTTTCTTGATGAGTTTTTCTTTACGTTGAAAAGTCATCATAAAAACATTGTATTTAATATAGATTCAGCATATTCATTAAAAATTAAGAATCTATCATCTGAAGTATCTCTCAAACCTCAGGATGGTACTTTATTCCCTACTCTAAATCACCAATTTATCACTCAGAAAAACACAAAATGCAACTTTCTGATAATAGAATTCGAAGATTCCTATTTTAGTCAAGGGATTTTCCACCCGTCTCTATTAGAAGTGGTTACCTCACTGTTTCAAGCTATCCCCTCACCTATTTTTAAAACAAAAGGTAATACCATTCATTTATTACAAGAAATGCTTTCTTCAACCAAAAGAGGTGTTTGTCAATTAATGTATTTGAATGGAAAAATTTTTGAGGTGTTATCAGAAGTGGTTGATCAGGTATTACATCAAACCAATAACAATAACAATCAATACGAAGAGCAAGTCTTAAAAGTTAAAGAGATTATTGATAGAGACTTGCATATACAATATTCTATCCCTGATTTAGCTAAATCCGTAGGAATCAATACTTCATATTTAAAAAAATACTTTAAAGAAACATTTGATGAGACAATTTTTGAATATGCAACGAAGAAAAGAATCTCATTTGCTAAAAACCTTTTAACAACCACTGATTGTACTGTTTCTTGTGTTGCAGAAAAAGTAGGATATCAACATGCTGCTCATTTTTCTTATGCTTTCAAAAAAAATACTGGATTAACTCCTAATCAGTACCGAACTCAACAAAAGTAG
- a CDS encoding sirohydrochlorin chelatase yields MKLFYSTIVTIILTVFMTSCGTEKKQTSNEAANSTSGEKIGVLLVNHGSHSEGWRKMLKDIELDVRDDIMKSGDIAEVRTAFMEYTEPSIATQMKKFDAENYDRVIVVPIFLTISSHTSNDIPNIVGLANDPKVKEELKAEGIETYTSKARVLVTPLLDFPTVLKKNITRRAKALSNGSGDEGVALIAYGDEEFNQQWEEMVEDIGRYLKAQTGIGSISYGWCGHLVRYSSEPTKKAIDQILDLEERAIVIPVLVANDEHFQGEIIQKGVDMVEDQKRVVYKQDAILPDANINKWVVKIVAETVAELKGTKEVAAK; encoded by the coding sequence ATGAAACTTTTTTATTCGACAATAGTTACGATAATTCTTACTGTATTCATGACTTCATGTGGTACAGAAAAGAAACAAACTTCTAACGAAGCAGCCAATAGCACATCAGGTGAGAAAATTGGTGTTCTTTTGGTCAATCATGGATCTCATTCTGAAGGATGGAGAAAAATGTTGAAAGATATTGAGTTAGATGTACGTGATGACATCATGAAAAGTGGTGATATCGCTGAGGTACGTACTGCATTTATGGAGTATACAGAACCATCTATCGCAACTCAGATGAAAAAATTCGATGCAGAAAATTACGATAGAGTTATCGTTGTGCCTATCTTCTTAACAATCTCTTCTCATACAAGTAATGATATTCCTAACATTGTTGGATTAGCGAATGATCCTAAAGTAAAAGAAGAACTAAAAGCAGAAGGCATTGAAACATATACTTCTAAGGCAAGAGTATTGGTTACTCCATTATTAGATTTCCCTACAGTATTAAAGAAAAATATTACAAGAAGAGCTAAAGCGTTGTCTAATGGTTCTGGTGATGAAGGTGTTGCTTTAATTGCTTATGGTGATGAAGAGTTTAACCAACAATGGGAAGAAATGGTAGAAGATATTGGTCGTTACCTAAAAGCACAAACAGGTATCGGTTCAATTTCATATGGATGGTGTGGTCATTTAGTAAGATACTCATCTGAACCAACGAAAAAAGCAATTGATCAGATCTTAGATTTAGAGGAAAGAGCCATTGTTATTCCGGTGTTAGTTGCTAATGATGAACATTTCCAAGGGGAAATTATCCAAAAAGGTGTTGACATGGTGGAAGATCAAAAACGCGTAGTTTATAAACAAGATGCAATTCTTCCTGATGCTAACATTAATAAATGGGTAGTGAAAATTGTTGCTGAAACAGTAGCAGAGTTAAAAGGAACAAAAGAAGTAGCAGCTAAGTAA
- a CDS encoding FMN-binding protein → MQLKIDYRKSGITLLIFGAFAYFAIYGPLDREDLHQNISTIENEHFAPKLVADFERKTTKEAGLISEGKSYVLGEYGLVRAIPKNVVREAGMISFSNDMGESLHNKEWANDMSGRLKEKYGDDAEVVIKLHGDLCYAEIYQSGRLRSLYFENMMHNTVQGFSGPIYMGIESSLGGSVREVSYITSKETESYLRKVLRSGYLDQYKNLNIGDSDHQINAISGATITTKAMADGVTEAFHVTAPQVLATYYDFDVDAFGVKAELTYWWIVHIIVITGIFAFAMIPQIKKTKKSRLAVSIFTMAYIGFGMNSSFTYITYLMPFMGTEVSLFLTIYALLTLLSAVWGKNAYCSYVCPFGAAQMITLKYSPFKSKKLFITNKQAEYIRYIVTLVLFVGFVIGYKEFGNFELFPDLFSTEISSYWFYISLAFIAISVKYPMLWCRVACPTGCVLDAVKNASEKKVKRGPIKKAPMKRPLRA, encoded by the coding sequence ATGCAGTTAAAGATAGACTATCGTAAATCAGGGATCACTCTACTAATATTTGGTGCATTTGCATACTTTGCAATTTATGGACCTTTAGATAGAGAAGATTTACATCAAAACATTTCTACAATTGAGAATGAACACTTTGCTCCAAAGTTAGTGGCAGATTTTGAAAGAAAAACCACTAAAGAAGCAGGTTTAATTTCTGAAGGGAAGAGTTATGTTTTGGGAGAGTATGGTTTAGTAAGAGCAATTCCTAAAAATGTAGTTAGAGAGGCAGGAATGATTTCTTTCTCTAATGACATGGGGGAGTCACTTCATAACAAGGAGTGGGCGAATGATATGTCTGGTCGTTTAAAAGAAAAGTATGGAGACGATGCCGAAGTAGTAATAAAACTACATGGCGATTTATGTTATGCAGAAATATACCAAAGTGGAAGGTTACGATCATTGTACTTTGAAAACATGATGCATAATACTGTACAAGGATTTTCAGGACCTATTTATATGGGTATAGAAAGTTCGTTAGGTGGTAGTGTGAGAGAAGTGTCTTACATTACATCTAAAGAGACAGAAAGCTATTTGCGAAAGGTACTTAGAAGTGGTTATTTAGATCAATATAAGAATTTAAATATAGGAGACTCAGACCATCAAATTAATGCAATATCTGGGGCAACGATCACAACAAAAGCAATGGCAGATGGAGTGACAGAAGCATTTCATGTTACAGCTCCTCAGGTCCTTGCTACTTACTACGATTTTGATGTCGATGCATTTGGAGTTAAAGCAGAGCTTACTTATTGGTGGATTGTTCACATCATTGTTATCACTGGAATTTTTGCTTTTGCGATGATTCCTCAAATTAAAAAGACTAAAAAGTCTAGACTAGCAGTTTCAATTTTTACGATGGCTTATATAGGTTTTGGAATGAATAGCTCATTCACTTATATCACTTATTTAATGCCATTTATGGGAACAGAAGTTTCTTTGTTCCTAACAATTTATGCCTTACTAACGCTATTATCAGCCGTTTGGGGAAAAAATGCTTATTGTTCATATGTATGTCCTTTTGGTGCAGCACAGATGATCACTTTGAAATATTCTCCTTTCAAATCGAAGAAATTATTTATAACAAACAAACAAGCAGAATATATAAGGTACATCGTTACATTGGTCTTATTTGTAGGCTTTGTAATAGGATATAAAGAGTTTGGGAATTTTGAACTATTCCCCGATTTATTCAGTACCGAAATCTCATCTTATTGGTTTTATATCTCTCTCGCATTTATTGCTATATCTGTAAAGTACCCGATGCTATGGTGTCGAGTAGCTTGCCCTACAGGTTGTGTATTGGATGCTGTAAAAAATGCTTCAGAAAAGAAAGTAAAACGAGGGCCAATTAAAAAGGCTCCTATGAAAAGACCTTTAAGAGCATAA